One segment of Arthrobacter sp. MMS18-M83 DNA contains the following:
- the hutI gene encoding imidazolonepropionase: MSGQTSTLISNIGELMTQDVEHRVLKDAAVVIDGERISWIGPAAEAPAADEHVDAEGRAVLPGWVDSHSHLIFAGDRTAEFEARMAGQSYSAGGIAVTTGATRAASDEELTRLAAGRVAEAVSQGTTYLESKTGYGLDLENEARSARIAAATVDEVTYLGAHLVPAGTDAEEYTDLVCGPMLDAVRPYVGWADVFCERGAFTEEQSRRVLSACRDAGLGLRVHGNQLGEGPGVQLAVEFGAASVDHVNYLSEADIQALAGTWSGWDAATGTGTRGTVATCLPACDLSTRQPLAPGRALIDAGVQIALAANCNPGTSYTSSMAFCVTTAVLQMRLSVHEAVRAATYGGALALGREWGNDVDGQRAVGSIAVGHRADLHMLKAPSATHLAYRPGIPLTFAVWRAGVRAL, from the coding sequence ATGAGCGGGCAGACGAGCACACTGATCAGCAACATCGGCGAATTGATGACCCAGGACGTGGAGCATCGCGTCCTCAAAGACGCCGCCGTGGTGATCGACGGTGAGCGGATCTCCTGGATCGGCCCCGCGGCCGAGGCTCCCGCCGCTGACGAGCACGTGGACGCTGAGGGCCGCGCCGTGCTTCCGGGCTGGGTGGATTCGCATTCGCACCTGATTTTCGCTGGAGACCGCACCGCCGAATTCGAGGCCAGGATGGCCGGCCAGAGCTACAGCGCCGGTGGCATCGCCGTCACTACCGGCGCCACTCGTGCCGCAAGCGACGAGGAACTGACCCGCCTAGCCGCCGGACGCGTAGCTGAAGCCGTCTCCCAAGGCACCACCTACCTGGAGAGCAAGACCGGCTACGGACTGGACCTGGAGAACGAGGCCCGCAGCGCCCGCATCGCCGCTGCCACCGTGGACGAAGTCACCTATCTGGGCGCCCACCTGGTGCCGGCCGGAACCGATGCCGAGGAGTACACGGACCTCGTCTGCGGCCCGATGCTCGACGCCGTCCGCCCCTACGTGGGCTGGGCCGATGTTTTCTGCGAGCGAGGGGCCTTCACCGAGGAACAGTCGCGCCGCGTGCTGTCGGCCTGCCGGGATGCGGGCCTGGGCCTGCGCGTCCACGGCAACCAGTTGGGTGAAGGGCCCGGTGTCCAGTTGGCCGTGGAGTTCGGCGCGGCCAGCGTCGACCACGTCAACTACCTTTCCGAGGCCGACATCCAGGCGCTCGCGGGGACGTGGAGCGGCTGGGACGCTGCGACCGGAACGGGCACCCGCGGCACCGTGGCTACCTGCCTGCCTGCTTGCGATCTCTCCACCCGCCAGCCGCTCGCCCCGGGCCGTGCGTTGATCGACGCCGGGGTGCAGATTGCCTTGGCCGCGAACTGCAACCCCGGCACCTCCTATACGAGCTCGATGGCCTTCTGCGTCACCACGGCGGTGTTGCAGATGCGCCTGAGCGTCCACGAAGCTGTCCGGGCCGCAACCTACGGCGGCGCACTCGCGCTCGGCAGGGAGTGGGGCAACGACGTCGACGGCCAGCGGGCGGTGGGCTCGATCGCCGTCGGGCACCGTGCAGACCTCCACATGCTCAAGGCACCGTCGGCCACCCACTTGGCCTACCGCCCCGGTATCCCGCTGACCTTCGCGGTATGGCGGGCTGGAGTCCGCGCGCTGTAA